A stretch of Rhododendron vialii isolate Sample 1 chromosome 4a, ASM3025357v1 DNA encodes these proteins:
- the LOC131321781 gene encoding uncharacterized protein LOC131321781, which produces MSRNTTNVPSMQAPGNWQSGQGYGAYDWNNNNYWNLMQHLPPSGAPLNASGTLPVEERVRTGSSGLTSVSVPPDSHMHVLVLDDINPRLGQSIMQDKQKKASNKLRKGIYNPRRRRSLNLYYRDNARNMLNEKDKKEDDNDYYRCAICLEDFEPRQEVMVTPCSHVFHGECILPWVKSSSRCPVCRFAIPQ; this is translated from the exons ATGAGTCGCAACACCACCAATGTACCATCGATGCAAGCCCCAGGAAATTGGCAATCTGGACAGGGATATGGAGCCTATGATTGGAATAATAATAACTACTGGAACTTGATGCAACATTTGCCTCCTTCGGGGGCTCCTCTG AATGCCAGTGGAACTTTGCCTGTGGAGGAAAGAGTGAGGACAGGATCTTCGGGCTTAACCAG TGTTTCAGTACCACCTGATTCTCATATGCATGTTCTAGTCCTTGATGACATCAACCCTAGGCTGGGCCAATCAATCATGCAAGACAAGCAAAAGAAAGCCTCGAACAAGCTGAGGAAAGGAATTTACAACCCACGGAGAAGGAGATCACTGAACCTGTACTATAGAGACAATGCCCGAAATATGCTCAATGAGAAGGATAAAAAAGAGGACGACAACGATTATTACAGGTGTGCCATTTGCTTGGAAGATTTTGAACCTAGACAGGAGGTTATGGTCACTCCATGCAGTCATGTTTTCCATGGAGAATGTATCTTGCCATGGGTGAAGAGCAGCAGTCGATGCCCAGTTTGCCGGTTTGCGATTCCTCAGTGA
- the LOC131321779 gene encoding pentatricopeptide repeat-containing protein At3g16610: protein MSCANLVRRPHTPLLSRTTIPGRTTIHFYDLYVSILGRCIESKSLKEAKTVHQHLLKNGNNNPIVLGKLTRLYISFNELEVARRVFDEIPNPERKNNVILWNQLIRAYAWKGPFGRAIDLYYEMVESGVIPNKYTYPFVLKACSGLQAVEDGKMVHDQARRNGLVSDVYISTSLVDFYAKCGCLVEARKVFDIMPERDVVAWNAMVAGSSLHGLYGDAMRLVVQMQEEGLCPNPSTVVAVLPAIGEVNGLSAGKAVHGYCLRRSFHSDLMVATGLLDMYGKCGCLVYASRIFDLMGMKNEVTWGAMIGAYVSCDFAIRSLELYDQMLRDGLCLSPVILGTILRACSNMTDLSRGRQIHGSIVKSGYLVDLMVGNTLLSMYAKCGIIEDAVRLFGEMESKDLVSHNAIISGCAQNGKAKEALVTFQEMKLSGLEPDSTTLVSFLPACSHLAALQHGACGHCYSIVSGFSTDTSICNALIDMYSKCGKVDTARLVFDRMRTRDIVSWNAMIFGYGIHGLGKKAVLLFHDMEIAGLRPDDVTFICLLSACSHSGLVDEGKKCFFAMSQYFYITPRMEHYVCMVDLLGRAGLLYEALGFIEKMPCDPDFCVWSALLAACRTHGNIELGEEVSNKIQKMGHESSGNFVILSNMYSVAGRWDDAAHVRIKQRDQGFKKRPGCSWVEINGVIHAFVGGDQSHPRSAEIYNKLADLLMEMKRLGYQSESSFVFQDVEEEEKESILLYHSEKLAVTFGILTLGSDKPILVTKNLRICGDCHEALKYITIITRRKITVRDASRFHHFKDGICNCGDFW from the coding sequence ATGTCATGCGCCAACCTAGTCAGAAGACCACACACACCTCTGCTCTCACGCACAACTATTCCCGGTCGTACAACTATCCATTTCTATGATCTCTACGTGAGTATTCTTGGTCGCTGCATTGAATCAAAATCACTCAAAGAAGCCAAGACAGTCCACCAACATCTCCTAAAAAATGGCAACAATAACCCAATTGTACTGGGCAAATTAACTCGTCTTTACATTTCATTCAATGAACTCGAAGTTGCTCGCCGGGTGTTCGACGAAATTCCGAACCCAGAAAGGAAAAACAACGTAATATTGTGGAACCAACTGATCAGGGCTTATGCGTGGAAAGGACCCTTTGGTAGAGCCATTGATTTGTACTACGAAATGGTCGAATCTGGGGTAATACCCAATAAATACACGTACCCATTTGTGCTCAAAGCTTGTTCTGGTTTACAGGCCGTGGAAGATGGCAAGATGGTTCATGATCAGGCGAGGCGAAATGGGTTGGTGTCTGATGTGTATATAAGTACTTCTTTGGTTGATTTTTATGCCAAATGTGGGTGTTTAGTTGAAGCGCGGAAGGTTTTTGATATTATGCCTGAAAGAGATGTTGTGGCGTGGAATGCGATGGTTGCGGGTTCGTCTCTTCATGGGTTGTACGGTGACGCGATGAGATTGGTTGTTCAGATGCAGGAAGAGGGGTTGTGCCCTAATCCTTCTACAGTAGTAGCAGTTCTTCCTGCGATTGGCGAAGTGAATGGGTTGAGTGCGGGGAAAGCAGTCCACGGTTATTGTCTGAGGAGGAGCTTTCATAGTGATTTAATGGTGGCAACTGGGCTTTTGGACATGTATGGAAAGTGTGGTTGCCTAGTTTATGCAAGTAGGATTTTTGACCTAATGGGTATGAAAAATGAGGTAACTTGGGGTGCTATGATTGGAGCATATGTGTCATGTGATTTTGCTATCCGGTCATTGGAATTGTATGACCAAATGCTCAGGGATGGTTTGTGTCTGTCACCAGTTATACTTGGGACTATACTGCGTGCTTGCTCAAATATGACTGATCTGAGTAGAGGAAGACAGATACATGGTAGCATAGTTAAGTCTGGGTATTTGGTTGATTTAATGGTGGGTAACACACTGCTGTCAATGTATGCCAAGTGTGGGATTATAGAGGATGCGGTGAGACTATTTGGTGAAATGGAATCAAAAGATTTGGTTTCCCACAATGCTATTATCTCAGGGTGCGCACAGAATGGTAAGGCGAAAGAGGCTCTGGTTACTTTCCAAGAGATGAAGTTGTCTGGGTTAGAACCAGATTCGACAACCTTGGTTAGCTTCTTGCCTGCTTGTTCGCATTTGGCTGCTCTTCAACATGGAGCTTGCGGCCACTGTTACTCAATTGTTAGTGGTTTTTCAACGGATACCTCAATTTGTAATGCGCTGATCGACATGTACTCCAAGTGTGGAAAGGTTGATACAGCCCGACTAGTTTTTGATAGGATGCGTACAAGGGATATCGTTTCGTGGAATGCTATGATTTTCGGTTATGGCATTCATGGGCTAGGGAAGAAAGCAGTTTTGCTGTTCCATGATATGGAGATTGCAGGCTTACGCCCGGATGATGTGACCTTTATTTGTCTCTTATCTGCTTGTAGCCATTCTGGGCTTGTCGATGAAgggaaaaaatgtttttttgcaATGAGTCAATATTTCTACATAACACCAAGGATGGAACACTATGTATGCATGGTCGATCTTTTGGGCCGGGCCGGACTCTTGTACGAGGCCCTGGGATTCATTGAAAAGATGCCATGTGACCCTGATTTTTGTGTATGGAGTGCCTTGCTTGCTGCTTGTAGGACCCATGGAAATATTGAACTAGGGGAAGAAGTGTCCAATAAGATCCAGAAAATGGGACATGAAAGTAGTGGAAATTTTGTTATCTTGTCCAATATGTACAGTGTTGCTGGGAGGTGGGATGATGCAGCACATGTTAGAATCAAGCAAAGGGATCAGGGGTTCAAGAAAAGACCCGGATGCAGTTGGGTGGAGATAAACGGGGTTATCCATGCATTTGTGGGTGGAGATCAGTCACACCCTCGTTCAGCAGAAATATACAATAAATTAGCAGATCTGCTAATGGAGATGAAGAGGTTGGGTTATCAATCGGAATCtagttttgttttccaagatgttgaagaggaggagaaggaaagCATTCTCCTTTATCATAGTGAGAAGCTGGCTGTTACATTTGGGATTCTTACTCTGGGCTCTGACAAGCCTATTCTTGTAACTAAGAATTTGAGAATTTGTGGAGACTGCCATGAAGCCCTAAAGTATATCACGATCATTACGAGGAGAAAAATAACTGTGAGAGATGCCAGTCGATTTCATCATTTCAAGGATGGAATTTGCAACTGTGGAGATTTCTGGTGA